Within the Melitaea cinxia chromosome 27, ilMelCinx1.1, whole genome shotgun sequence genome, the region tactccaaaagttgtaatcagatctcgatgaaattttaatgtgaccacgtgataaacatcggttttcgattaaattgatattaaataaaaaaaaaaaaaaaaaaaaacaaaaaaaaaaaaaacaccttctttttttgaagtcggttaaaaaaaattgaagtaataccctcattcttttacataattatatatttatttattatatattattattattactattaattttcttttatcacaACAATAATTTACACAATTCGCGTAACTAATATCCCCGTTTCATTAAACCGATACATACCGATAAATGCCGGCCGTGTTCCGTCTCTTTTTCCGACTCTATAGTATCCCTACCCGCCGACGAAACGGCGATTTCTATATATAGCCGACAgagtagttttaaaaaatttaattctctCGCTACAACCGCACCGGACTGGACGCTTTCGTCACTGTTCTGCATCGGTTTTTAGTgtgcttttatttgtattttatttcgattaaattatatcatCGGCATGTCGGGACGCGGTAAAGGCGGTAAAGTGAAGGGAAAGGCAAAGTCTCGTTCGAACCGCGCCGGTCTTCAGTTTCCGGTCGGTCGTATACACAGACTGCTGAGGAAGGGAAATTACGCCGAACGCGTCGGTGCCGGCGCTCCCGTCTACCTAGCCGCCGTCATGGAATATCTCGCCGCCGAAGTTCTCGAGTTGGCCGGAAACGCTGCCCGCGACAACAAGAAGACCAGAATCATACCGAGACATCTTCAGCTGGCGATCCGTAACGACGAGGAATTGAACAAGCTCCTGTCGGGCGTCACCATCGCACAAGGCGGTGTCCTCCCGAACATCCAAGCGGTCCTCTTACCGAAGAAGACCGAGAAGAaggcttaattatttattaaactgtgTCTGTATCGTCGTGCTAATAGTTCGTTACGTCGTGTCACTCTTTCGTTGCGAAACTATTAACTACGAGATAATTGACATCTATGAAAATCAAACggcccttttcagggccacAAATCTCTTctaaatacgataaaaaattattaattttttgtctacgtTTCTTACGTAACGACGacgtcattatttatttcattatttctttaGCAGCACGTAAAACCTTCTCGTGCAAACATAGAATAATACACACAGCACACACGCCTTAATTTTCTTacgaattaaatgttatatcacTCGAACAATAGCGTATAAATATGCTATAAATCTTATTAAACCCAATAtaaattaggggtatgaaaaataaacgttggccgattctcagacaataaatataagatatgcaaacaaaatttcataaaaatccagccgtttcggaggagtaatattattgtaattactaatactgtgaaacgagaattttttttttttttttttaatttaaaagatgatattagaaaaaaaaaaaaaaaaaaaaaaaaaaaaaaaaagcttgcatagttatgaaatttgtaacagcgtcataaaatacatacatatcaacACATAATAATGATTAAGATGTACTctaatcttaattattattatttattattttttttcatacgtcgatgtgcggggggggggggggcttttGCTTGTTTATCGGTCGCTATCCCCACCGTGCGGCGACGATCTCACTTCTCATTGGTCCGAATAGTCCCGTAACTATTGGACGGACGTAACTGGGCAGCGACATGAAGTCGATAAAACACCGGAACGCCggaaatttttatatcattcgaGTCTAGTCCTCGTAACGGTACGCACcacgtaataattattataccatGCCGCCCAAGACAAGCGGGAAAGCCGCTAAGAAATCTGGCAAAGCCCAGAAGAACATCTCTAAGTCggacaaaaagaagaagaagcacAAGAGGAAGGAGAGTTACgccatctatatctataaagtTCTCAAGCAAGTCCATCCCGATACCGGTATCTCGAGCAAGGCCATGTCTATCATGAACTCTTTCGTGAACGACATCTTCGAACGCATCGCCGCCGAAGCTTCGCGTCTCGCTCACTACAACAAGAGATCCACGATCACCTCGAGGGAGGTCCAGACCTCCGTGAGGCTGCTCCTGCCCGGCGAGCTCGCTAAGCACGCCGTCAGTGAAGGAACAAAGGCCGTCACGAAGTACACGAGCTCCAAGTGAACgcgctaaaaacttgaaaagaGCAGCGCATGATATAATTATCGTGTGCCtgcttagacaaaaaaaaaaaggcccttttcagggccacTAAAGATTTCATAAATGTGTTACTGATTTAATGTTTCTCTTCGAATCGACGACGTCAATAACTACTATAATATTCACTCAATTTGcgtttacatacataatacataataaatgaataaaatatataaacataaacaacgtatgtatgtgtatatatatatatattcttaaatttattatataattataatcttttaatatgttttttaaacgaCAGTCGTATTGTGTCGCACGCAGACGTTGGGCGACAAAATGACAATGATACAAACGctcgttttatttacattattattgcgCTTCTCTCTTATTATTAATGActagctacaaaaaaaaaaaaaaaaaaaaaaaatacacacacacacacacatatatcttatatatatatatatatatatatatatatatatatatatatatatatattttacataaaatattataattatatatatacattgataaataataaggtataaatcgattaataaaacgaaaataaataaagaattaatcgtacgtacgtacgtacgtacgtacgtacgtacgtaccaTCGAATATTTTACTTGTCAGGACGAAATTAACGTTTAATTCTGCATATatcatacgaaaaaaataaataaataaataaattaaaaaaaaacacgaataacATGGTGTCAAACGATAACTGAAAGAAAGAGAGCGAAAGAGTCGCGCGGATACGTACGTTCCCTACTCGTCTATATATACGTAAAACCTATAAAAGAGCGGAATCGTCGTTTCGTCGCTTCATTCGCTCTCCGAAGTTGACGCCGCGAACTAGTGTCGTCTCTCGTTTTGAGTTTTTCGTTTACCGAGAAAGCTTTTCATTAGTATCTCTCTCAGCTATGGCTCGTACTAAGCAGACTGCTCGTAAATCTACCGGCGGCAAGGCGCCGCGCAAGCAGCTCGCAACGAAGGCCGCTCGTAAGAGCGCGCCCGCCACCGGAGGAGTCAAGAAGCCGCATCGTTACAGGCCCGGTACGGTCGCCCTTCGCGAGATCCGTCGTTACCAAAAGAGCACGGAACTTCTGATTCGCAAACTGCCATTCCAACGTCTCGTCCGTGAGATCGCTCAAGATTTCAAGACTGATCTGCGATTCCAGAGTTCGGCGGTTATGGCGCTGCAGGAAGCCAGCGAAGCCTACCTGGTCGGTCTATTCGAAGACACTAACCTGTGCGCCATTCACGCCAAACGCGTCACGATCATGCCCAAAGATATTCAACTGGCGCGCAGGATCCGTGGAGAACGTGCGTAAATTTCGACacgttcttcttcttcctcggaCGGTTTTACCGTCTACAtcgagaaaaaacaaaaaaataaaacaaaaaggcccttttcagggccaATCATATATTTCTATACGTAATTATgacttttgtttgtttcaaacgTTCATACGTCAATACCTGTCTCTTAACTAGTATCATTATACAAAtactataagtaaacaaaataaatgtatgtattatatataatataataatctttagCACTAAAGAAAAGAGGAAATATATAGGTAATGAAAGTAAATCCTTTCacactacaaaaattaaaaaaaaaaaaaaaaaaaaacacgaacatCGAACTAGGTAGATATAGCGagagctatttattatattattattagaaataattttcatcatcCGATTCCTTCCTACcacgattaaatataaaataagactgATAATCgaaatagaaaatacaaaataataataacaatgaaaatattataatacacgtATGTTTCTTTACCTAAAATCCGAGATTGGAGATCGCCAACGAAACACACACCGCCTCGCCCCGCGACGCCCCTCGCTACCCTCCATCCCCACCCCGAGCCACGGCAATTAGGTCCCTCCGACGACGGCGAGAGAGCGA harbors:
- the LOC123666693 gene encoding histone H2B, yielding MPPKTSGKAAKKSGKAQKNISKSDKKKKKHKRKESYAIYIYKVLKQVHPDTGISSKAMSIMNSFVNDIFERIAAEASRLAHYNKRSTITSREVQTSVRLLLPGELAKHAVSEGTKAVTKYTSSK
- the LOC123666695 gene encoding histone H2A, translating into MSGRGKGGKVKGKAKSRSNRAGLQFPVGRIHRLLRKGNYAERVGAGAPVYLAAVMEYLAAEVLELAGNAARDNKKTRIIPRHLQLAIRNDEELNKLLSGVTIAQGGVLPNIQAVLLPKKTEKKA